The Micromonospora sp. Llam0 genome includes a window with the following:
- a CDS encoding LacI family DNA-binding transcriptional regulator, translating to MKRPTIADIARRAGVSKGAVSYALNGQPGVSEATRQRILAIAAEIGFNPNSAARALSGATANAVGLALSRPARILGIEPFFMELISGVEAELSARSYALTLQVVADTEAEIAVYRRWWGERRVDGVFLCDLRVDDDRVPALEKLQLPAVVIGGPEHTGSLPSIWSDDASALVETVEYLVAMGHRRIARIGGLPGLLHTEIRAGAFTDVCRRLGLDQCVTVPSDYTGEEGARATRRLLSTAARPTAMIYDNDVMAIAGLAVAQEMGLAVPGDLSIVAWDDSPLCRLVHPPLTALGRDIPAYGAHAARQLLATIAGEPTQAYQDETPHLTPRGSTAPPRHG from the coding sequence GTGAAACGGCCGACCATCGCCGACATCGCCCGCCGAGCAGGCGTCTCGAAGGGCGCGGTCTCCTACGCGCTCAACGGCCAGCCCGGGGTCTCCGAGGCGACCCGGCAGCGAATCCTCGCCATCGCCGCCGAAATCGGGTTCAACCCCAACAGCGCCGCCCGCGCCCTCTCCGGAGCCACCGCCAACGCGGTCGGCCTGGCGCTGAGCCGCCCGGCCCGGATCCTCGGCATCGAGCCGTTCTTCATGGAGCTGATCAGTGGCGTCGAGGCGGAGCTGTCCGCCCGGTCGTACGCGCTGACTCTGCAGGTGGTGGCCGACACCGAGGCCGAGATCGCGGTCTACCGGCGCTGGTGGGGTGAACGCCGGGTGGACGGCGTGTTCCTCTGCGATCTGCGGGTCGACGACGACCGGGTGCCGGCGCTGGAGAAGCTGCAGCTGCCGGCGGTGGTGATCGGCGGCCCCGAGCACACCGGCTCGCTGCCGAGCATCTGGTCCGACGACGCGTCGGCCCTGGTGGAGACGGTCGAGTACCTGGTCGCGATGGGGCACCGCCGGATCGCCCGGATCGGTGGCCTGCCCGGCCTGCTGCACACCGAGATCCGCGCGGGTGCGTTCACCGACGTCTGCCGCCGGCTGGGTCTGGACCAGTGCGTAACGGTGCCGTCCGACTACACCGGCGAGGAGGGTGCCCGAGCCACCCGGCGACTGCTCAGCACCGCGGCCCGGCCCACCGCGATGATCTACGACAACGACGTGATGGCGATCGCCGGTCTGGCGGTGGCCCAGGAGATGGGGCTGGCCGTGCCGGGCGATCTGTCGATCGTGGCCTGGGACGACTCGCCGCTGTGCCGCCTGGTGCATCCGCCGTTGACCGCGCTGGGTCGCGACATCCCGGCGTACGGTGCGCACGCGGCGCGGCAACTGCTGGCGACCATCGCCGGTGAGCCGACGCAGGCGTACCAGGACGAGACGCCGCACCTGACCCCACGCGGCAGCACCGCGCCGCCGCGCCACGGCTGA
- a CDS encoding ABC transporter substrate-binding protein — protein sequence MKRRWTPWTRTAAVGAVGALLIAGCSGEPGGGSDDGGTTLTIAFWGDFGLDDLKAAYEAENPGVRINLNSGEYNAQHEDLQKKLIAGSGAADIAAIDEGFVVQFREQADKFVNLLDKGAGQYEGRYLDWKWQQTLSADGTTQIGLGTDVGGLAMCYRTDLFAAAGLPTDRDEVSALWPDWESFVATGEEYVAASGKKFVDSATNIFNPVLGQQPVGLFDTSDNLAMQGGPKVAFDTAAAVVGAGLSANLAAFSPEWNNGFVNGDFAVLACPAWMMGHIQNTAPDTAGTWDVAAIPGGGGNWGGSFLTIPAQGGNVDEAYKFLEWLIQPEQQIEIFKKVGNLPSQPALYEDPAIVEFSNPFFSAAPVGQIFSATAANLTPQYLGRKNGPVRVAVENVLNRLQSGDLEGKPDEAWTEAIAEAEKAANA from the coding sequence ATGAAGCGGCGTTGGACCCCTTGGACACGTACCGCGGCGGTCGGCGCCGTCGGCGCGTTGCTGATCGCCGGCTGCAGCGGCGAACCCGGCGGCGGCAGCGACGACGGCGGCACCACCCTGACCATCGCGTTCTGGGGCGACTTCGGCCTCGACGACCTCAAGGCCGCGTACGAGGCGGAGAACCCGGGCGTGCGGATCAACCTCAACTCCGGTGAGTACAACGCCCAGCACGAGGACCTGCAGAAGAAGCTCATCGCCGGGTCCGGCGCCGCCGACATCGCCGCCATCGACGAAGGGTTCGTCGTCCAGTTCCGCGAGCAGGCCGACAAGTTCGTCAACCTGCTGGACAAGGGCGCCGGCCAGTACGAGGGACGCTACCTCGACTGGAAGTGGCAGCAGACCCTGTCCGCCGACGGGACCACCCAGATCGGCCTCGGCACCGACGTCGGCGGGCTGGCCATGTGCTACCGCACCGATCTGTTCGCGGCGGCCGGGCTGCCGACCGACCGGGACGAGGTCTCCGCCCTGTGGCCCGACTGGGAGTCGTTCGTCGCCACCGGCGAGGAGTACGTCGCGGCCAGCGGCAAGAAGTTCGTCGACTCGGCCACCAACATCTTCAACCCGGTGCTCGGCCAGCAGCCGGTCGGCCTCTTCGACACCAGCGACAACCTGGCCATGCAAGGCGGTCCGAAGGTCGCCTTCGACACCGCCGCCGCCGTCGTCGGCGCCGGACTGTCGGCCAACCTCGCCGCCTTCTCCCCGGAGTGGAACAACGGCTTCGTCAACGGCGACTTCGCCGTGCTGGCCTGCCCGGCGTGGATGATGGGCCACATCCAGAACACCGCTCCCGACACCGCCGGCACGTGGGACGTGGCGGCCATCCCCGGTGGCGGCGGCAACTGGGGCGGCTCGTTCCTGACCATCCCCGCGCAGGGCGGCAACGTCGACGAGGCGTACAAGTTCCTGGAGTGGCTGATCCAGCCCGAGCAGCAGATCGAGATCTTCAAGAAGGTCGGCAACCTGCCGTCGCAGCCGGCGCTCTACGAGGACCCGGCGATCGTCGAGTTCTCCAACCCGTTCTTCAGCGCCGCGCCGGTCGGCCAGATCTTCTCCGCGACCGCCGCCAACCTCACCCCGCAGTACCTCGGCCGTAAGAACGGTCCGGTCCGGGTCGCGGTGGAGAACGTCCTCAACCGGCTGCAGAGCGGTGACCTGGAAGGCAAGCCCGACGAGGCGTGGACGGAAGCCATCGCGGAAGCCGAAAAGGCGGCGAACGCGTAG
- a CDS encoding carbohydrate ABC transporter permease, with protein MSATRAAPAPPPEPTWRNRVLRFDMRYMPYILISPFFLLFIAFGLFPIIFNGVVALRHWRLDNADLTGWAGLENFRRLFTDDSFWNALYNTFGIFVLSTVPQLFLALIIASLLNRKLRAQTWFRVGILLPYITPITASTLLFAVFFARDFGIANWVLDVLNLRGEAPIDWRSSKAASWVAIATMVNWKWIGYNALIYLAAMQSIPRDIYEAAAVDGAGPWRQLWRITVPMIRPVVVFTVILSTIGGLQLFTEPMLFEQNSQAATGGSNGQFQTIAQLIYKVGWKDLNLGYAAAMSWALFVIIVIIAVVNALVANRLGGGRR; from the coding sequence ATGTCCGCAACCCGTGCCGCACCGGCGCCACCACCCGAGCCGACCTGGCGCAACCGCGTGCTCCGCTTCGACATGCGGTACATGCCGTACATCCTGATCTCCCCGTTCTTCCTCCTGTTCATCGCCTTCGGGCTCTTCCCGATCATCTTCAACGGCGTGGTGGCGCTGCGGCACTGGCGGCTGGACAACGCCGACCTGACCGGCTGGGCCGGGCTGGAGAACTTCCGGCGGCTGTTCACCGACGACAGCTTCTGGAACGCGCTGTACAACACGTTCGGCATCTTCGTGCTGTCCACCGTGCCGCAGCTGTTCCTGGCCCTGATCATCGCGTCGCTGCTGAACCGCAAGCTGCGGGCGCAGACCTGGTTCCGGGTCGGCATCCTGTTGCCGTACATCACCCCGATCACCGCGTCGACGCTGCTGTTCGCGGTCTTCTTCGCCCGCGACTTCGGCATCGCCAACTGGGTGCTCGACGTACTGAACCTGCGCGGCGAGGCGCCGATCGACTGGCGGTCCAGCAAGGCCGCGTCGTGGGTCGCCATCGCCACCATGGTCAACTGGAAGTGGATCGGCTACAACGCGCTGATCTACCTGGCCGCGATGCAGTCGATCCCGCGCGACATCTACGAGGCTGCGGCGGTCGACGGCGCCGGCCCGTGGCGGCAGCTCTGGCGGATCACCGTACCGATGATCCGGCCGGTGGTGGTCTTCACCGTGATCCTGTCCACCATCGGCGGGCTGCAACTGTTCACCGAGCCGATGCTGTTCGAGCAGAACTCGCAGGCCGCCACCGGTGGGTCCAACGGCCAGTTCCAGACCATCGCCCAGCTGATCTACAAGGTCGGCTGGAAGGACCTCAACCTCGGGTACGCCGCCGCGATGTCCTGGGCACTGTTCGTGATCATCGTGATCATCGCGGTCGTCAACGCGCTGGTCGCCAACCGGCTGGGCGGAGGCCGCAGATGA